In Nitratiruptor sp. YY09-18, a single window of DNA contains:
- a CDS encoding cytochrome C produces the protein MKRIASLIFAAILGASFISTAAFADASKGQRIYQKKLKKVCGFNGAKFAAKHTQDEWEELKEEGKFEDEIQKLCPKYKKGYLNASQLNHVYDFAYKYASDSGEVPSC, from the coding sequence ATGAAAAGAATCGCGAGTCTAATCTTCGCAGCAATTCTTGGTGCAAGTTTCATAAGCACTGCAGCATTTGCAGATGCAAGCAAGGGTCAAAGAATCTACCAAAAGAAACTCAAAAAAGTGTGTGGATTCAATGGTGCAAAATTTGCTGCAAAGCATACACAGGATGAGTGGGAAGAGCTCAAAGAGGAAGGTAAGTTTGAAGATGAGATTCAAAAACTCTGCCCTAAATATAAAAAAGGGTATCTCAACGCTTCTCAACTCAACCATGTTTATGACTTTGCATACAAATATGCTAGCGACAGCGGTGAAGTTCCAAGCTGTTAA
- a CDS encoding Bax inhibitor-1/YccA family protein, with protein sequence MEAFNKDIAQIKERVAAQKSKAKKYDIATFIKMTYQLFAASLIAATAGAYIGMQLAPTIASWYWGLVILEFAALFGIYLTKNKPGINLLMLFVFTFMTGLTLTPLLSAILALPAGASILTNALLLTAVAFGGISLFAINTKTDFSFLGKFLFISLIILIVAGIINIFLGSPLLQVGIATIGAILFSAFILFDTQNIIRGNFDSPVEAAIALYLDVLNLFISLLQLLGIFGNEE encoded by the coding sequence ATGGAAGCGTTCAACAAAGATATTGCTCAAATAAAGGAGCGTGTAGCAGCACAGAAGAGCAAAGCAAAAAAATATGATATTGCGACATTTATCAAAATGACATATCAACTCTTTGCTGCTAGCCTCATTGCAGCTACTGCAGGAGCTTATATTGGCATGCAATTGGCACCAACCATCGCTAGTTGGTACTGGGGATTGGTGATTTTGGAGTTTGCAGCTCTTTTTGGAATCTACCTTACCAAAAATAAACCGGGAATCAATCTTTTGATGCTTTTTGTCTTTACATTTATGACTGGCCTCACTCTTACGCCACTTCTTAGTGCAATACTTGCTTTACCCGCTGGAGCTTCGATCCTAACAAATGCATTGCTACTCACAGCAGTTGCTTTTGGTGGGATAAGTCTTTTCGCAATCAATACAAAAACAGATTTCTCATTCCTTGGTAAGTTTCTTTTTATTTCATTGATTATCCTCATAGTAGCAGGAATAATCAATATATTTTTGGGTAGCCCTCTTTTGCAAGTAGGAATTGCTACTATTGGAGCTATCCTTTTTAGTGCTTTTATCCTCTTTGATACACAAAATATCATCAGAGGTAACTTCGATAGCCCAGTTGAAGCAGCAATCGCACTCTATCTTGATGTATTAAACCTCTTTATCTCTCTTTTGCAACTACTAGGAATCTTTGGCAATGAAGAGTGA
- a CDS encoding HAD family hydrolase — protein MINYLIFDMDGTLIDSSAIISNSINYVRSKLGLAPMEKKVILEAVNDTSIHRPKFFYGVEEYKKEHVEWFREYYANNHHKETVLYTGIKELLEEIKPYFHLSLATNAYRESAELILKNLGIYDYFEIIVCGDEVAHPKPAPDMIYKIMDFFGCKKEEIILIGDGKTDEEAAQAAGIGFLKVNWGWSEYEDAIKSVEELKKILLSFKT, from the coding sequence ATGATTAATTACTTGATTTTTGATATGGATGGCACACTCATTGATAGCTCTGCAATCATCTCAAATTCAATTAACTATGTGCGTAGCAAACTAGGTCTAGCTCCCATGGAGAAAAAGGTAATCTTAGAAGCAGTCAATGATACCTCTATCCACAGACCAAAATTTTTTTACGGAGTGGAAGAATACAAGAAAGAACATGTAGAGTGGTTTAGAGAGTATTATGCCAACAATCATCATAAAGAGACAGTTTTATATACCGGAATAAAGGAGCTTCTAGAAGAGATAAAACCCTATTTTCACCTCTCTCTTGCCACAAACGCCTACAGAGAGAGTGCAGAGCTCATTCTCAAAAATCTTGGAATTTACGATTACTTTGAAATAATAGTGTGTGGTGATGAGGTAGCGCATCCCAAGCCGGCTCCTGATATGATTTATAAGATTATGGACTTTTTTGGATGCAAGAAAGAAGAAATAATCCTTATAGGAGATGGAAAAACTGATGAAGAAGCCGCTCAAGCAGCAGGTATTGGCTTTTTGAAAGTCAACTGGGGATGGAGTGAGTATGAAGATGCGATAAAAAGCGTGGAGGAGTTAAAAAAGATTTTACTATCTTTTAAAACTTAA
- a CDS encoding thiamine-phosphate pyrophosphorylase: MKSESSAKLYRLIDANLNRLREGIRVVEDITRYIYDNKELAQRLKDLRHQARYEDPQLLKFRDIQADVLKQSSSSEMERKGIESIMLANIKRTQEAARVLEESLKLIDTKVAQNFKTIRYELYDIEKLLFEK; this comes from the coding sequence ATGAAGAGTGAGTCAAGTGCAAAACTCTATAGGCTTATCGATGCAAACCTTAATAGACTGCGCGAAGGAATTCGCGTGGTCGAAGATATAACCCGCTATATTTATGATAATAAAGAGCTAGCCCAAAGGCTCAAAGATCTGCGCCATCAAGCCCGCTATGAAGATCCTCAACTTTTAAAGTTTCGCGATATTCAAGCAGATGTGCTCAAGCAAAGCAGCAGCAGTGAGATGGAGCGTAAAGGTATCGAGTCTATCATGCTAGCAAACATCAAAAGAACTCAAGAAGCTGCACGGGTACTCGAAGAGAGCCTCAAGCTCATTGATACAAAAGTTGCACAAAACTTCAAAACAATTCGCTACGAACTCTATGATATTGAGAAGCTACTCTTCGAAAAATGA
- the pyrE gene encoding orotate phosphoribosyltransferase, translating into MLDIEKIYKDVGALLEGHFLLSSGKHSPNYLQSAKVLENPKTAELLAQELAKKIKESGIQIDTVCSPAIGGLLAGYELARALGVRFIFTERKDGQMTLRRGFNVKPGERVLICEDIITTGGSAMEAAREIEQRGGKVVGFAALANRGVCKREGGLQDSKPECKLPSNKPLFALADFTFPIYEQHECPLCAQGSEPIKPGSRGN; encoded by the coding sequence ATGTTAGATATTGAAAAAATCTACAAAGATGTGGGAGCTCTTTTGGAAGGACATTTCCTGCTCTCTTCTGGCAAGCACAGTCCAAACTATCTCCAGAGTGCTAAAGTTTTAGAAAATCCAAAAACTGCTGAACTTCTTGCGCAAGAGCTTGCAAAAAAGATAAAAGAGTCTGGAATACAGATAGACACAGTCTGCTCACCGGCAATTGGTGGGCTGCTCGCTGGCTATGAGCTTGCTAGAGCACTAGGTGTGAGGTTTATCTTTACAGAGCGAAAAGATGGGCAGATGACTTTGCGCCGAGGCTTTAATGTAAAACCTGGTGAAAGAGTGCTTATCTGTGAAGATATTATCACCACTGGTGGCTCAGCTATGGAAGCCGCAAGAGAGATAGAACAAAGAGGTGGCAAGGTGGTAGGGTTCGCTGCACTTGCCAATAGAGGTGTGTGCAAACGAGAAGGAGGTTTGCAAGATTCAAAGCCAGAGTGTAAACTCCCTAGTAATAAACCACTCTTTGCTCTAGCTGATTTTACATTTCCAATATATGAACAGCATGAGTGCCCGCTCTGTGCACAAGGAAGCGAACCTATTAAACCTGGTAGCAGAGGTAATTAG
- a CDS encoding NAD(P)H-dependent oxidoreductase, which yields MDKCQEAQIFRHACKVFNGKKIVDEDWHYILEAGRMSPSSFGMEPWRFLVVKSQKIKEQLQPLCWNQKQISTCSHLLIIKNQIALVQDEEYIAKMFARRGLSQEATAQYIERYKSFIKPLDIDVWTAKQCYIAMESMMLAVAFRHIDSCPIEGFEREKVERFLGLDTAKERVAVIVTFGFRLNPQPAHHRLPLEELVQKL from the coding sequence ATGGATAAGTGTCAAGAAGCACAAATCTTTCGTCATGCATGTAAAGTCTTTAATGGCAAAAAAATAGTTGATGAGGATTGGCACTATATTTTAGAAGCTGGGCGTATGTCACCAAGCTCTTTTGGTATGGAGCCATGGCGCTTTTTGGTTGTAAAATCGCAAAAGATCAAAGAGCAGCTCCAGCCCCTTTGTTGGAATCAGAAGCAGATATCTACATGCAGTCATCTACTCATTATCAAAAACCAGATTGCTCTCGTGCAAGATGAAGAGTATATTGCCAAAATGTTTGCAAGACGAGGACTCTCACAAGAAGCAACCGCACAATATATCGAGCGTTACAAATCGTTTATCAAACCTCTTGATATCGATGTATGGACTGCAAAGCAGTGCTATATCGCAATGGAGTCAATGATGCTAGCTGTTGCTTTTAGACATATTGATAGCTGCCCGATTGAGGGGTTTGAGCGAGAAAAAGTAGAGAGGTTTTTAGGGCTTGATACAGCCAAAGAGCGAGTTGCGGTTATTGTCACATTTGGTTTTAGACTCAATCCGCAACCAGCACATCATCGCCTGCCATTAGAGGAGCTTGTACAAAAGTTATGA
- a CDS encoding DUF3373 family protein, which translates to MKKFIALSAVAAMATVSFASGGPATSSDDLRAELEQLKAQIAELKEAQSKINIAALKKQIREVKAHDAGDNIKWNVDFRTAYDVIGYKNACPDCNTNNWNQIFTNRLWLGMGFAPTSNLVFKGLLSYYKMYGQLARVNQGFNYFDWIVNETPNPAGELRVKEAYWLYLGDSFLGSGIPWTASLGRRPATDGLLINYREDQDPKSPLGHIINTEFDGASFKFKLGDAVGVPGMYFKLCMGRGMTNAHTRYYNLVPGYNTDDIMIANQAPGNYRKANGWNHTDLFGFIFVPYDDGQYSVHTTAFKAWNMPGMVMAQTPYFAQVGDYYGAAISLLAQGIGDGINDFLDDTNAFVSFAWSKTDPKGNNQMQGFYHPQMGYIGAAPGENKTGNSIYAGVNFPLDALISGTRMGLEYNHGSKYWRSMTYAEDTLAGSKMATRGNAYDVWINKDLIGKALTAQVRYTYMDYDYTGSNGFFGAGSAPVDVDSQLGRAMNAMQKAQDIRVYLRYRY; encoded by the coding sequence ATGAAAAAGTTTATTGCACTATCAGCAGTAGCTGCAATGGCAACAGTTAGTTTTGCAAGTGGTGGGCCAGCTACTTCAAGTGATGATTTAAGAGCAGAACTTGAGCAACTTAAAGCACAAATCGCTGAACTTAAAGAGGCACAATCAAAAATCAATATTGCTGCACTTAAAAAGCAGATTCGTGAAGTAAAAGCGCATGATGCTGGCGATAATATCAAATGGAATGTAGATTTTAGAACTGCATACGATGTAATAGGCTATAAAAATGCATGTCCTGATTGTAACACAAACAACTGGAATCAAATCTTCACCAATAGACTCTGGCTTGGAATGGGTTTTGCTCCTACAAGTAATCTTGTCTTCAAAGGACTTTTGAGCTACTATAAAATGTATGGACAGCTTGCAAGAGTTAATCAAGGATTTAACTATTTTGACTGGATTGTCAATGAGACACCAAATCCAGCAGGAGAGCTTCGTGTAAAAGAAGCATATTGGCTCTATCTTGGTGATAGCTTCTTGGGAAGCGGCATTCCTTGGACAGCAAGCCTTGGTCGTAGACCTGCAACAGATGGTCTGCTCATAAACTACCGTGAAGATCAAGATCCCAAATCTCCTCTTGGACATATTATCAATACAGAGTTTGATGGTGCAAGCTTCAAGTTCAAACTCGGAGATGCTGTTGGAGTACCTGGAATGTATTTCAAACTCTGTATGGGTCGCGGTATGACAAACGCTCATACAAGATACTATAATCTTGTTCCAGGATACAATACTGATGATATCATGATAGCGAACCAAGCTCCTGGCAACTATAGAAAAGCAAATGGTTGGAACCATACAGATCTTTTTGGTTTTATCTTCGTTCCATATGATGATGGCCAATACTCAGTCCATACAACAGCATTCAAAGCATGGAATATGCCAGGTATGGTAATGGCGCAAACTCCATATTTTGCACAAGTTGGTGATTATTACGGAGCGGCTATTAGCCTTCTTGCTCAAGGAATTGGCGATGGAATCAATGATTTTCTCGATGATACAAATGCATTCGTGAGCTTTGCATGGAGTAAGACTGATCCTAAAGGTAATAACCAAATGCAAGGCTTTTATCATCCACAAATGGGATATATTGGAGCAGCACCAGGAGAAAATAAAACTGGTAACTCTATCTATGCGGGCGTTAACTTCCCACTTGATGCACTTATTAGTGGTACAAGAATGGGTCTTGAATACAATCACGGTAGCAAATATTGGAGAAGTATGACATATGCTGAAGATACACTTGCAGGTAGCAAAATGGCTACGCGTGGTAATGCATATGATGTATGGATCAATAAAGACTTAATAGGTAAAGCACTCACTGCACAGGTTCGCTATACTTATATGGATTATGATTATACTGGAAGCAATGGATTTTTTGGAGCAGGTAGTGCACCAGTTGATGTAGACTCTCAACTTGGTAGAGCTATGAATGCAATGCAAAAAGCACAAGACATTCGTGTATATCTCCGCTACAGATACTAA
- a CDS encoding exosortase H-associated membrane protein, giving the protein MQRRLLKLFVLFLLLLFPTIFGWSYLKNYYNFFISNTAFGITAKYYDLAIQKTDTKGKEIIFSIKNATPIRDINGKSHDFAMDISLDMEAVTFNVPLTLSLLLAIVLGFKMPLKKRWEIFYTGVLLLFMLHFFSMLLFSLCTIASIVNTNLYVHFYLTRHYLAGEMLCAIKDFFINYAARFEPFLIGVYGWWEVEKKLSFKR; this is encoded by the coding sequence ATGCAAAGACGGCTGCTTAAGCTCTTTGTGCTCTTTTTGCTTCTTCTTTTTCCAACAATTTTTGGATGGAGCTATCTTAAAAACTACTACAACTTCTTTATCTCCAACACAGCATTTGGCATCACTGCAAAATATTATGATCTTGCTATACAAAAAACAGATACAAAAGGAAAAGAGATAATCTTTAGCATAAAAAACGCTACACCCATAAGAGATATCAATGGAAAGAGCCATGACTTTGCAATGGATATCTCTTTAGATATGGAAGCAGTGACATTCAATGTCCCACTTACGCTTTCACTTCTTTTGGCGATAGTTTTGGGATTTAAGATGCCTCTTAAAAAGAGATGGGAGATATTTTATACGGGAGTGCTTCTGCTTTTTATGCTCCATTTTTTCTCTATGCTACTCTTTTCACTTTGTACGATTGCATCTATTGTCAATACCAATCTCTATGTGCATTTTTATCTTACAAGACACTATTTGGCTGGAGAAATGCTCTGTGCCATCAAGGATTTTTTCATTAATTACGCCGCAAGGTTTGAGCCATTTTTGATTGGTGTCTATGGGTGGTGGGAGGTGGAGAAAAAATTAAGTTTTAAAAGATAG
- the typA gene encoding translational GTPase TypA: MQNIRNIAVIAHVDHGKTTLVDELLKQSGTIEAHKELAERAMDSNDLERERGITILSKNTAIRYGDFKINIIDTPGHADFGGEVERVLKMVDGVLLLVDAQEGVMPQTKFVVKKAISLGLKPIVVINKIDKPAAEPERVVDEIFDLFVAMDANEDQLDFPILYAAARDGYAKWNLEDENKDIIPIFEAIIEHVPAPSGSSDNPAQMQVFTLDYDNYVGRIGIARIFNGRINRGDELLLVKANGEEKKGRISKLIGFLGLNRLEIDEAEAGDIVAIAGFEDIDVGDSLVDPANPMPLDPLHIEEPTLSVYFSVNDSPLAGREGKHVTSNKLKDRLLKEMETNIAMRVEEVGEGRFKVSGRGELQITILAENMRREGYEFSISRPEVIIKEENGVKLEPFEYLVIDTPEDYSGTIIDKLGRRKAVMKSMTPMDEGSVRIEFEIPARGLIGFRSEFLTDTKGEGVMNHSFLDFRPFVGEVEHRKNGALISMENGKALAYALFNLQERGVLFIEPGTEVYVGMIIGEHSRPNDLEVNPIKGKNLTNVRAAGSDEAIKLTPPRKMTLERALEWIEEDELVEVTPKSIRLRKRYLDPHVRKRMAKQKK; the protein is encoded by the coding sequence ATGCAAAATATTCGCAATATTGCAGTGATAGCACACGTTGATCATGGAAAAACAACACTAGTAGACGAACTTTTAAAACAATCAGGCACGATCGAAGCACACAAAGAGCTGGCTGAAAGAGCAATGGATAGTAACGATTTGGAGCGTGAGCGAGGAATTACGATTCTATCAAAAAACACAGCTATCCGGTATGGAGATTTTAAAATCAATATCATCGATACTCCAGGACACGCCGATTTTGGTGGTGAAGTAGAGCGGGTGCTTAAGATGGTGGATGGAGTTTTACTCCTTGTTGATGCTCAAGAAGGAGTAATGCCTCAGACCAAATTTGTGGTCAAAAAAGCAATTAGCTTGGGGCTTAAGCCGATAGTTGTTATCAACAAGATTGATAAACCAGCAGCTGAACCAGAGCGGGTGGTAGATGAGATATTTGATCTCTTTGTAGCGATGGATGCGAATGAAGATCAACTCGATTTTCCAATCCTCTATGCAGCGGCACGGGATGGATATGCTAAGTGGAATTTAGAAGATGAAAATAAAGATATCATTCCCATATTTGAAGCTATTATTGAGCATGTTCCAGCTCCAAGTGGTAGTAGCGATAATCCGGCACAGATGCAAGTATTTACACTCGATTATGATAACTACGTAGGACGTATAGGAATTGCAAGGATTTTTAATGGTCGCATTAATCGAGGAGATGAGCTTTTGCTTGTCAAAGCTAATGGTGAAGAGAAAAAGGGGCGCATAAGCAAGCTCATAGGGTTTTTGGGGCTCAATAGGCTAGAAATTGATGAAGCTGAAGCTGGAGATATTGTAGCAATTGCGGGATTTGAAGATATCGATGTAGGTGATAGCCTCGTCGATCCTGCTAATCCTATGCCACTTGATCCACTCCATATCGAAGAGCCGACACTCAGTGTCTATTTTAGTGTCAACGACTCTCCACTTGCTGGGCGCGAAGGCAAGCATGTCACATCCAATAAGCTTAAAGATCGTCTCCTCAAAGAGATGGAGACAAATATCGCTATGCGTGTAGAAGAGGTGGGCGAAGGACGCTTCAAAGTGAGTGGTCGTGGTGAGCTGCAAATTACAATCCTGGCAGAGAATATGCGTAGAGAGGGGTATGAGTTTAGCATCTCTCGTCCTGAAGTGATTATCAAGGAGGAAAATGGTGTAAAGCTAGAGCCTTTTGAGTATCTTGTGATTGATACGCCAGAAGATTATAGCGGGACTATTATTGATAAGCTTGGGCGCCGCAAAGCTGTGATGAAATCAATGACGCCTATGGATGAGGGGAGTGTGAGGATTGAGTTTGAGATCCCAGCACGGGGACTTATAGGGTTTCGCAGTGAGTTTTTGACTGATACTAAAGGCGAAGGAGTGATGAACCATTCATTTTTAGATTTTCGCCCCTTTGTAGGTGAGGTGGAGCATCGCAAAAATGGAGCCCTCATCTCTATGGAAAATGGTAAAGCTTTAGCTTACGCACTCTTTAATCTCCAAGAGCGTGGAGTACTTTTCATTGAGCCTGGTACTGAAGTTTATGTAGGAATGATCATTGGAGAGCATTCACGCCCCAATGATCTAGAAGTAAATCCCATCAAAGGGAAAAACCTCACCAATGTGCGTGCAGCAGGAAGTGATGAGGCAATCAAGCTCACTCCACCTCGCAAGATGACATTAGAGCGGGCGTTAGAGTGGATAGAAGAGGATGAGCTTGTAGAGGTGACGCCAAAGTCCATTCGACTGAGAAAACGCTATCTCGATCCACATGTACGCAAAAGAATGGCAAAACAAAAGAAATAG
- a CDS encoding RDD family protein has protein sequence MARWRDIKQGRVKQPSSSSQTPLFIPASIPDRLKAFLTDTFMITMPILYIVIYLVMGSREAFKEHMGEGWLIIISVHYLITIAFWLKSGQTPGLKAYGLKLVKWHNPEEKVTFFRATVRYFAMPISIISIIGLFIAFFHKDRATFHDLVSLSRIVKIEDI, from the coding sequence GTGGCAAGATGGCGCGATATAAAACAGGGAAGAGTAAAACAGCCTAGCTCTTCTTCTCAAACGCCACTTTTCATCCCCGCATCCATTCCAGATCGACTCAAAGCATTTTTAACAGATACTTTTATGATCACTATGCCTATTTTATATATTGTTATCTACCTAGTTATGGGGAGTCGCGAAGCATTCAAAGAACATATGGGAGAGGGGTGGCTCATTATTATAAGTGTGCACTATCTCATCACTATCGCTTTTTGGCTCAAAAGTGGTCAAACTCCTGGACTCAAAGCCTATGGACTCAAACTTGTAAAATGGCATAATCCTGAAGAAAAGGTCACCTTTTTTCGAGCAACTGTTCGCTACTTTGCTATGCCAATCTCAATTATTTCAATTATTGGTCTTTTTATTGCCTTCTTTCACAAAGACCGAGCCACTTTTCATGATCTTGTATCATTGAGCAGGATTGTAAAAATTGAGGATATTTAG
- a CDS encoding MFS transporter gives MRIFSLISTFYFFFFAIIGVYVIYLPKVLDILGYSSLQIGIIFSISPLMRFLTPFLFLKRWQLTPTIYKYALFLALIAGILFFLTIKNFYLFIIPNILLGISFALTLPFVETIALAHIGKERYGKSRLFGSLGFIFVALVLAKFMHEPHYALWFMFGAIFFTTLFGYPLAKESSTKERMSNEENNGFSLLSHWPLWANLFLMQVSFGPFYNFFTIYEKEHGLDYTTISYLWTFGVLAEIFMLYFQGPLLRGNLLKILQLCTLITAGRWLLLHFFPTNLPILYFAQSLHAFSFALYYTAAISHLYHLYTNKTLAQQFFGGISFGLGGMVGSFLAGLFYGKYLFLYAAAVAFIAWAVLLIKNPKRSSLS, from the coding sequence TTGAGGATATTTAGTCTCATCAGCACTTTTTACTTCTTCTTCTTTGCCATTATTGGCGTCTATGTGATATATCTTCCTAAAGTTCTCGATATTCTAGGATATAGCTCTTTGCAAATTGGCATCATCTTTTCCATTTCACCCCTCATGCGCTTTTTGACACCCTTTTTATTTCTTAAAAGATGGCAACTTACACCCACAATCTATAAATATGCTCTCTTCCTTGCACTCATAGCAGGGATTCTTTTCTTTTTAACGATAAAAAATTTCTATCTCTTTATCATTCCAAATATTTTACTTGGTATCTCTTTTGCTCTTACTCTTCCCTTTGTTGAGACAATAGCTCTTGCCCATATTGGTAAGGAGCGCTATGGCAAAAGCCGCCTTTTTGGTTCACTCGGATTTATTTTTGTAGCACTTGTGCTTGCAAAATTTATGCATGAACCTCACTATGCGCTCTGGTTTATGTTTGGAGCGATATTCTTCACAACACTCTTTGGCTATCCACTTGCAAAAGAGAGTAGTACAAAAGAGAGAATGTCCAATGAGGAAAATAACGGTTTTTCTCTTCTTTCACACTGGCCTCTTTGGGCAAATCTTTTTTTGATGCAGGTGAGTTTCGGACCATTTTATAACTTCTTTACAATCTATGAAAAAGAGCATGGACTTGACTATACAACGATAAGTTATTTGTGGACTTTTGGGGTGCTTGCAGAGATATTTATGCTCTATTTTCAAGGACCTCTGCTAAGAGGCAATCTCTTAAAGATTTTACAGCTGTGTACGCTCATTACTGCAGGACGCTGGCTTTTACTTCACTTTTTTCCTACAAACCTTCCAATTCTTTACTTTGCCCAATCTCTTCACGCTTTTAGTTTTGCTCTATACTATACTGCAGCAATTAGCCACCTCTATCATCTATACACGAACAAAACCCTTGCCCAGCAATTCTTTGGCGGTATAAGCTTTGGACTTGGTGGGATGGTGGGGAGCTTTTTGGCTGGCCTCTTCTATGGCAAATATCTCTTTTTATACGCTGCAGCTGTGGCTTTCATAGCATGGGCGGTGCTGCTTATAAAAAATCCAAAGAGAAGTTCTCTCTCATAA
- the frr gene encoding ribosome recycling factor, producing MQLQEVYDYARDHMQKSLEVLKKDFNTLRTGRVTTAVVENIKVDYYGAPTPLNQAASVVAADATTIVISPWDKTILDEIERAIQEANIGVNPNNDGEQIKLFFPPMTVEQREAEAKKAKQFGEKAKIAIRNVRRDANDKIKKLFKDKEITEDEEKKGLEEVQKITDEFVKKVDDLVKQKEQEIMKV from the coding sequence ATGCAACTGCAAGAGGTTTATGATTATGCACGCGATCACATGCAAAAAAGCCTTGAAGTACTTAAAAAAGATTTCAATACCTTGCGCACAGGACGTGTCACTACTGCAGTAGTAGAGAATATTAAAGTCGATTATTATGGTGCACCAACACCTCTCAATCAAGCAGCAAGTGTCGTGGCAGCAGATGCGACTACCATCGTAATCTCTCCATGGGATAAGACTATCTTAGATGAGATTGAAAGAGCTATTCAAGAAGCAAATATCGGAGTCAACCCAAACAATGATGGTGAACAGATCAAACTCTTTTTTCCTCCTATGACAGTAGAGCAAAGGGAAGCTGAAGCAAAAAAAGCGAAGCAGTTCGGTGAAAAAGCAAAAATTGCCATCCGTAATGTGCGACGGGATGCAAACGATAAGATCAAAAAGCTCTTCAAAGATAAAGAGATTACTGAGGATGAAGAGAAAAAAGGCCTCGAAGAGGTACAGAAAATCACTGATGAGTTTGTAAAAAAAGTCGATGATCTTGTCAAACAAAAAGAGCAAGAGATTATGAAGGTATAG
- a CDS encoding methyltransferase domain-containing protein, producing MKHIKEFDRFAQDYQKYKIIQSKVAKHLVDNSPYKGRFILDIGAGSGEVYHNIDWEYERFYALDLSSNMLQHHPRKNVETILCDFDEGECWEKIAKLHIDEIFASSSLQWSKDLDQLFWQLKTITPHINLALFTSKTFATMHAMLGISSPIRDAQTLLNIARKYFKFNYEVRQYKLFFSKTEDIFRYIKKSGVSSGYKRAKIGALRRLMREYPYNYLEFEVVFIWSKSS from the coding sequence TTGAAACATATCAAAGAGTTTGATCGTTTCGCTCAAGACTACCAAAAATATAAAATTATTCAATCAAAAGTTGCCAAGCATCTTGTGGATAATTCCCCCTATAAAGGGAGATTTATTCTCGATATTGGTGCAGGAAGTGGAGAGGTATATCACAACATCGATTGGGAGTATGAGCGATTCTATGCCCTGGATCTTTCATCTAATATGCTTCAGCATCACCCAAGAAAAAATGTTGAGACGATTTTGTGTGATTTTGATGAGGGAGAGTGCTGGGAAAAAATTGCAAAATTACATATTGATGAGATTTTTGCTTCATCATCTTTGCAGTGGAGCAAAGATTTGGATCAGCTCTTTTGGCAACTTAAAACTATTACTCCTCATATAAATCTGGCACTCTTTACTTCCAAAACTTTTGCAACAATGCATGCAATGTTGGGAATTTCTTCACCTATTAGGGATGCGCAAACTCTACTTAATATTGCACGTAAATACTTTAAATTCAACTACGAAGTCCGCCAATACAAACTTTTTTTTAGCAAAACAGAAGATATATTCAGGTATATAAAAAAAAGCGGGGTAAGCTCTGGATATAAAAGAGCAAAAATTGGTGCTTTGCGCAGGCTTATGAGAGAATATCCCTATAACTATTTAGAATTTGAGGTGGTTTTTATATGGTCAAAATCCTCTTGA
- the secG gene encoding preprotein translocase subunit SecG codes for MLKILFILQIVLAIVLTIVILLQKSSSIGLGAYSGSNESVFGAKGPQGFLARITFFLATVFVLNTILLGYIYNKEYNKSVVEKIQPQKSSPVPNVPIPTTEPSAPETPKTK; via the coding sequence ATGCTCAAAATACTTTTCATCCTCCAGATAGTATTGGCAATTGTGCTTACTATTGTAATTTTACTACAAAAAAGCTCATCAATTGGACTTGGTGCATATAGCGGAAGCAACGAATCTGTTTTTGGAGCAAAGGGACCGCAAGGATTTTTGGCAAGAATTACATTCTTCCTCGCGACTGTTTTTGTGCTTAATACGATTCTTTTAGGATATATCTACAATAAAGAGTACAATAAATCGGTCGTTGAAAAAATCCAACCACAAAAGAGTTCACCAGTACCTAATGTACCAATCCCAACAACCGAGCCATCAGCACCAGAAACACCAAAGACAAAATAG